Proteins from a genomic interval of Zingiber officinale cultivar Zhangliang chromosome 2A, Zo_v1.1, whole genome shotgun sequence:
- the LOC122041719 gene encoding probable magnesium transporter NIPA9 isoform X1, whose protein sequence is MWESICLTLMAAAGNNIGKVLQKKGTVILPPLSFKLKVIRAYILNRLWVIGFLMDISGAILMLRALSQAPVSIIQPVSGCGLAILCVFSHFYLKEVMNALDWIAITLAGAGTIGVGFGGEEQRIATVSLSHLPLLGFSVALLFALLNTWLHIYKSRRQEQELMHSEVTEEIIFGLESGILFGMASVISKMGFVLTEQGFSKFMLPMCISISFCCSAIGFVYQTRGLKHGRAIVVSTCAAVAAIVTGVLAGTIALGEHIPSSPVARMSLLFGWLFIMLGVILLVSSSRLIALLPRHLQRHLKRNLERNHSLRRSASIRAKDPTSPSAVIHAST, encoded by the exons ATGTGGGAATCCATATGTTTGACGCTCATGGCGGCGGCGGGGAACAACATCGGCAAGGTTCTACAGAAGAAGGGCACCGTCATCCTCCCTCCACTCTCCTTCAAGCTCAAG GTGATCAGAGCATATATTTTGAACAGATTGTGGGTAATAGGATTTCTCATGGATATATCTGGGGCCATCTTGATGTTGAGGGCTTTGTCTCAAGCTCCG GTTTCTATAATACAACCTGTCTCTGGTTGTGGTCTTGCTATATTGTGTGTCTTTTCTCATTTTTATCTCAAGGAAGTCATGAATGCTCTTGATTGGATAGCGATAACTTTGGCTGGTGCTGGAACAATAG GAGTTGGCTTTGGAGGAGAGGAGCAACGTATTGCCACAGTCTCTCTTTCTCATTTACCCCTACTTGGTTTCTCAGTTGCCTTGTTGTTT GCACTTCTGAATACATGGCTTCACATCTACAAAAGTCGAAGGCAAGAGCAGGAACTG ATGCATTCTGAAGTAACTGAAGAAATTATATTTGGTTTGGAGTCGGGCATTCTATTTGG AATGGCGTCTGTCATATCAAAGATGGGTTTTGTACTTACAGAACAGGGCTTCTCAAAGTTCATGCTACCTATGTGCATCTCCATTAGCTTCTGCTGCAGTGCAATTGGTTTTGTTTACCAG ACCCGAGGTCTGAAGCATGGAAGGGCTATCGTGGTGTCCACATGTGCGGCTGTAGCAGCCATTGTTACTGGTGTTCTGGCTGGTACGATTGCTCTGGGTGAACATATACCTTCTTCTCCAGTTGCTCGGATGTCTCTCTTGTTTGGATG GTTATTTATCATGCTTGGTGTAATACTGCTTGTGAGTTCATCTCGGCTGATTGCACTTCTACCTAGGCATTTGCAGCGCCATCTCAAAAGAAACCTTGAGAGGAATCATAGTCTTAGGCGGTCTGCTTCAATCCGTGCTAAGGATCCCACGAGCCCAAGTGCAGTTATTCATGCATCAACTTAG
- the LOC122041719 gene encoding probable magnesium transporter NIPA9 isoform X2: MWESICLTLMAAAGNNIGKVLQKKGTVILPPLSFKLKVIRAYILNRLWVIGFLMDISGAILMLRALSQAPVSIIQPVSGCGLAILCVFSHFYLKEVMNALDWIAITLAGAGTIGVGFGGEEQRIATVSLSHLPLLGFSVALLFALLNTWLHIYKSRRQEQELMHSEVTEEIIFGLESGILFGMASVISKMGFVLTEQGFSKFMLPMCISISFCCSAIGFVYQTRGLKHGRAIVVSTCAAVAAIVTGVLAGTIALGEHIPSSPVARMSLLFGW, from the exons ATGTGGGAATCCATATGTTTGACGCTCATGGCGGCGGCGGGGAACAACATCGGCAAGGTTCTACAGAAGAAGGGCACCGTCATCCTCCCTCCACTCTCCTTCAAGCTCAAG GTGATCAGAGCATATATTTTGAACAGATTGTGGGTAATAGGATTTCTCATGGATATATCTGGGGCCATCTTGATGTTGAGGGCTTTGTCTCAAGCTCCG GTTTCTATAATACAACCTGTCTCTGGTTGTGGTCTTGCTATATTGTGTGTCTTTTCTCATTTTTATCTCAAGGAAGTCATGAATGCTCTTGATTGGATAGCGATAACTTTGGCTGGTGCTGGAACAATAG GAGTTGGCTTTGGAGGAGAGGAGCAACGTATTGCCACAGTCTCTCTTTCTCATTTACCCCTACTTGGTTTCTCAGTTGCCTTGTTGTTT GCACTTCTGAATACATGGCTTCACATCTACAAAAGTCGAAGGCAAGAGCAGGAACTG ATGCATTCTGAAGTAACTGAAGAAATTATATTTGGTTTGGAGTCGGGCATTCTATTTGG AATGGCGTCTGTCATATCAAAGATGGGTTTTGTACTTACAGAACAGGGCTTCTCAAAGTTCATGCTACCTATGTGCATCTCCATTAGCTTCTGCTGCAGTGCAATTGGTTTTGTTTACCAG ACCCGAGGTCTGAAGCATGGAAGGGCTATCGTGGTGTCCACATGTGCGGCTGTAGCAGCCATTGTTACTGGTGTTCTGGCTGGTACGATTGCTCTGGGTGAACATATACCTTCTTCTCCAGTTGCTCGGATGTCTCTCTTGTTTGGATGGTAA